One Candidatus Devosia phytovorans genomic window carries:
- a CDS encoding hydantoinase B/oxoprolinase family protein, producing MTAYDPVTFDIIQNGLEAVADEMFAAQRKTSMSAIIYEVLDLGTGICDAQGEIAASGAGIPAFVGVLDKAVKRMIEKHPVDTIKPGDLFASNDPYWGGVTHLNDMILAMPVFADGKIVAWTANIAHWNDVGGNVPGSMSSEATEIFQEGIRIPAVKLIDAGVPNQAVFDILYVNTRLPDFLRGDLWAGIAGVRIGEKRILEMIEKYGADTFSAAIADFMDLGERRARAALATIKNGIYPFEEEQDTGDIHKVIIEITDDAFIIDLRDNPDQKGSSNSSREGVEISAQLAFKAFTDTQAPGNGGFFRPLQLLTRPGSVFHVVEPGALGYYSEVEIRVFDLILRCLAHHFPGVLPAGNFASICGTVIGGKHPDTGRHYTIVEPQLGGWGAQQGRDGNSAIFSGFHGDTFNCPAEVAEARYGLNVDELALNTDKGGDGAWRGGKGISVRYRVRADDNFLSVGYTRSRIPPWGQNGGNDGSPNYVEVLRPGKDSERYSFATNVPLSKDDVVHVVTGVGGGFGKPADRSEAAVRRDVKNGYIDAETAQRVYNVRI from the coding sequence CTGGCGCCGGCATTCCCGCATTCGTGGGCGTGCTCGATAAAGCCGTCAAACGCATGATCGAAAAACACCCGGTCGATACCATCAAGCCAGGCGACCTGTTTGCCTCCAACGATCCCTATTGGGGTGGCGTGACCCATCTCAACGACATGATCCTGGCCATGCCGGTTTTTGCCGATGGCAAGATCGTCGCCTGGACGGCCAATATCGCGCACTGGAACGATGTGGGCGGCAATGTGCCCGGCTCGATGTCGTCGGAAGCCACCGAAATCTTTCAGGAAGGCATCCGTATTCCGGCGGTCAAGCTGATCGATGCCGGCGTGCCCAACCAGGCCGTGTTCGATATCCTTTACGTCAATACCCGCCTGCCCGACTTCCTGCGCGGTGACCTGTGGGCCGGCATTGCCGGCGTGCGGATCGGGGAAAAACGCATTCTCGAAATGATCGAGAAATATGGCGCCGACACATTCTCGGCGGCCATTGCCGACTTCATGGATCTCGGTGAACGCCGCGCCCGCGCAGCTCTCGCCACCATCAAGAACGGCATCTATCCGTTCGAGGAAGAGCAGGATACCGGCGACATCCATAAGGTGATCATCGAGATCACCGATGACGCCTTCATCATCGACCTGCGCGACAATCCCGACCAGAAGGGCTCCAGCAATTCGAGCCGCGAAGGCGTCGAGATTTCGGCCCAGCTGGCGTTCAAGGCCTTTACCGATACACAGGCTCCGGGCAATGGCGGTTTCTTCCGTCCGCTGCAGCTGCTGACCCGTCCCGGTTCGGTGTTCCATGTCGTCGAGCCGGGTGCGCTGGGCTATTATTCGGAAGTCGAAATCCGCGTCTTCGACCTCATCCTGCGCTGCCTTGCCCACCACTTCCCCGGCGTGCTGCCGGCGGGCAACTTTGCCTCGATCTGCGGCACGGTGATTGGCGGCAAGCATCCCGATACGGGCCGGCACTATACGATCGTCGAGCCCCAGCTCGGTGGCTGGGGCGCCCAGCAGGGCCGTGACGGCAATAGCGCGATCTTTTCGGGCTTTCACGGCGATACGTTCAACTGCCCGGCCGAAGTGGCCGAGGCCCGCTATGGCCTCAATGTCGACGAGCTGGCGCTCAATACCGACAAGGGTGGCGATGGCGCATGGCGCGGCGGCAAGGGCATTTCGGTGCGCTACCGGGTCCGGGCCGACGACAACTTCCTCAGCGTCGGCTATACCCGTTCTCGCATTCCGCCATGGGGCCAGAATGGCGGCAATGACGGTTCGCCCAACTATGTGGAAGTGCTGCGCCCCGGCAAGGACAGCGAACGCTATTCCTTTGCCACCAATGTGCCGCTCTCCAAGGACGATGTGGTGCATGTGGTGACGGGCGTCGGCGGCGGTTTCGGCAAGCCCGCCGATCGCAGCGAGGCTGCCGTGCGGCGCGACGTCAAGAACGGCTATATTGACGCCGAGACGGCCCAAAGGGTCTATAACGTGAGGATCTGA
- a CDS encoding proline racemase family protein, translating to MRWSKTVTLVEAHAEGEVGRIVTGGVIDVPGATIADKIRHINEVDDSLRRFLVFEPRASAQMSTCLVFPPTRPDADIGFIILQGDKAHAMSGSNSICLVTTVLETGMLPMTEPETIVRIDTASGLVTARAACKNGKVERVTLTMNPSYAHELDAVVDVEGFGKIKVDISYGGIFYALIDPAQFGLEIAPHLAKKLVEAGSAVHRAVNKQLDIAHPELPGMKGISYTMFVSQNAAGELKGATIMPPGRIDRSPCGTGNSARLAVAAARGLAKPGDRFTARSIIDSTFDVHYASDTTVAGRPAVQPIISGRGWIHGIHQLGVDPTDPYPHGFSVSDTWGDAFDLMN from the coding sequence ATGCGCTGGTCGAAAACCGTCACCCTGGTCGAGGCTCATGCGGAAGGGGAAGTGGGTCGCATCGTTACCGGCGGCGTCATCGACGTGCCCGGCGCAACCATTGCCGACAAGATCCGCCATATCAACGAAGTCGACGACAGCCTGCGCCGCTTTCTGGTGTTTGAGCCGCGCGCGTCGGCGCAGATGAGCACCTGCCTGGTTTTTCCACCGACCCGCCCCGATGCCGATATCGGCTTCATCATCCTCCAGGGTGACAAGGCGCATGCCATGTCGGGCTCAAACTCGATCTGCCTTGTAACCACAGTGCTCGAAACCGGCATGCTGCCGATGACCGAGCCCGAGACCATCGTGCGCATCGACACCGCATCGGGCCTCGTGACGGCGCGGGCCGCTTGCAAGAACGGCAAGGTCGAGCGCGTGACGCTGACCATGAACCCCTCCTATGCCCATGAGCTGGACGCGGTGGTGGATGTGGAAGGCTTTGGCAAGATCAAGGTCGACATTTCCTATGGCGGCATCTTCTATGCCCTGATCGACCCGGCACAGTTCGGGCTCGAAATCGCGCCGCATCTGGCTAAAAAGCTGGTGGAAGCGGGCAGCGCCGTGCATCGCGCAGTCAACAAGCAGCTCGATATCGCTCATCCCGAACTGCCGGGAATGAAGGGCATTTCCTATACGATGTTTGTAAGCCAGAACGCGGCGGGCGAACTCAAGGGCGCAACCATTATGCCGCCCGGCCGCATCGACCGTTCGCCCTGTGGCACCGGCAATTCGGCTCGCCTTGCGGTTGCTGCGGCTCGTGGCCTCGCCAAGCCCGGCGATCGCTTCACGGCGCGCTCGATCATCGATTCAACCTTTGACGTGCACTATGCCAGCGACACAACGGTGGCCGGCCGCCCGGCCGTGCAGCCGATCATTTCGGGCCGCGGCTGGATCCACGGCATCCACCAGCTCGGCGTTGACCCGACAGACCCCTATCCGCATGGTTTTTCGGTATCCGATACCTGGGGCGATGCGTTTGATCTGATGAACTGA
- a CDS encoding malate synthase G, whose amino-acid sequence MSYRNFGAIRVAQPVATFVEEEVTPGLDIDAAAFWTAYADILTDLAPYNRSLLIKRDDIQAQIDAWHRKRRGQLRDTAAYRRFLEEIGYVVAQGEDFAITSDNVDAEIATMAGPQLVVPVMNARFALNAANARWGSLYDALYGTDAIAKAGELAPGKGYNEKRGAAVIAKAAAVLDQVVPLAGASHTDATAYTLADGAFLATIDGRTVPLADPAQYCGCRDTEAATAFLLVHNGLHLELVIDRAHPIGATSASGLADVVMEAALTTIQDCEDSVAAVDAEDKVAVYRNWLGLMKGDLVDTFEKGGKSVTRRLNPDRDYIESDGRTLTLPGRSLMLVRHVGHLMTTDAVIDADGNETPEGIMDAMVATLAAMHDLKKTGGPRNSRTGSIYVVKPKMHGPEEVAFANTLFDRVEDALGLARHTIKIGVMDEERRTSVNLKEAIRAVKGRIVFINTGFLDRTGDEIHTSMNAAAVVPKDEIKSSIWLNAYEANNVDVGLAAHLDGKAQIGKGMWAKPDAMAEMLDVKAGQMKAGASTAWVPSPTAAVLHALHYHDVGVRERQAEIRKREPARLDDILTPPFLGGRNLSPEEVRREVDNNCQGILGYVVRWIDQGVGCSKVPDINDIALMEDRATLRISSQHLANWLLHGLVDRQTIEDSLKRMAAAVDRQNAHDGAYVPMADKLDRSLAFATASALIFEGLTQPNGYTEPLLHKGRRARKAELAQA is encoded by the coding sequence ATGAGCTATCGAAATTTTGGAGCAATTCGCGTCGCCCAACCCGTGGCGACATTTGTAGAGGAAGAAGTCACTCCCGGCCTTGATATAGACGCGGCCGCGTTCTGGACTGCCTATGCGGACATCCTCACCGACCTGGCCCCGTACAACCGTAGCCTTCTGATCAAGCGGGACGATATTCAGGCACAGATCGACGCATGGCACCGGAAACGTAGGGGTCAATTACGCGATACAGCAGCCTATCGCCGTTTCCTTGAGGAGATCGGCTATGTCGTTGCGCAAGGCGAAGACTTCGCCATCACCTCCGACAATGTCGATGCCGAAATCGCCACCATGGCCGGCCCCCAGCTTGTGGTACCAGTCATGAATGCCCGCTTCGCGCTCAACGCTGCCAATGCGCGCTGGGGCAGCCTTTATGATGCGCTCTATGGTACCGACGCCATCGCCAAGGCTGGCGAATTGGCGCCCGGCAAAGGCTATAATGAGAAGCGCGGCGCCGCCGTCATCGCCAAGGCCGCTGCCGTGCTCGACCAGGTCGTGCCGCTGGCTGGTGCGTCTCATACCGATGCGACTGCCTATACCTTAGCCGATGGCGCTTTCCTTGCGACCATCGATGGCAGGACTGTCCCCCTAGCCGACCCCGCGCAATATTGCGGGTGCCGCGATACTGAAGCCGCCACGGCATTCCTTCTGGTCCACAATGGCCTCCACCTCGAACTAGTGATCGATCGCGCGCATCCAATCGGCGCCACCAGCGCCTCGGGGCTGGCCGACGTCGTCATGGAAGCTGCGCTCACCACCATTCAGGACTGCGAAGACTCGGTCGCTGCGGTCGATGCCGAGGACAAAGTCGCGGTCTATCGCAACTGGCTTGGCCTGATGAAGGGTGACCTGGTGGACACGTTCGAAAAGGGCGGCAAGTCCGTCACCCGCCGGCTCAATCCGGATCGCGACTATATCGAGTCCGATGGCAGAACACTCACCCTTCCCGGCCGCAGCCTAATGCTGGTGCGCCATGTTGGTCACCTGATGACCACCGATGCCGTGATTGACGCGGACGGCAACGAAACGCCCGAGGGCATCATGGATGCCATGGTCGCCACCCTCGCCGCCATGCACGACCTCAAGAAGACCGGCGGCCCGCGCAATAGCCGCACCGGCTCAATCTATGTTGTCAAACCAAAAATGCATGGCCCCGAGGAAGTAGCCTTCGCCAATACACTATTCGACCGCGTCGAGGATGCGCTGGGCCTTGCCCGTCATACAATCAAGATCGGCGTGATGGACGAAGAGCGCCGCACCTCTGTCAATCTCAAAGAGGCGATCCGCGCGGTGAAGGGTCGAATTGTCTTTATCAATACCGGCTTTCTCGACCGGACGGGCGATGAAATCCACACGTCCATGAATGCCGCCGCGGTGGTGCCCAAGGACGAGATCAAGTCCTCAATCTGGCTCAATGCCTATGAGGCCAACAATGTAGATGTGGGCCTTGCAGCACATCTCGATGGCAAAGCGCAGATCGGCAAGGGCATGTGGGCCAAGCCCGATGCCATGGCCGAAATGCTGGACGTCAAGGCCGGGCAGATGAAGGCTGGCGCTAGCACGGCCTGGGTGCCCTCGCCCACTGCAGCAGTGCTCCATGCGCTCCACTATCACGACGTCGGTGTGCGCGAACGGCAGGCCGAAATCCGCAAGCGCGAACCGGCGCGGCTCGATGACATCCTCACCCCGCCGTTCCTGGGCGGGCGCAATCTGTCGCCCGAAGAGGTTCGTCGCGAGGTCGATAACAATTGCCAGGGCATCCTCGGCTATGTCGTGCGCTGGATCGACCAGGGCGTCGGCTGTTCCAAGGTGCCCGACATCAACGACATTGCCCTAATGGAAGATCGCGCCACCCTGCGCATCTCCTCCCAGCACCTCGCCAACTGGCTGTTGCATGGCCTCGTCGATCGGCAGACCATTGAAGATAGCCTCAAGCGCATGGCCGCAGCTGTCGACAGGCAGAACGCCCATGACGGCGCTTACGTGCCCATGGCCGACAAGCTCGACCGAAGTCTGGCTTTCGCAACGGCCTCCGCCCTGATCTTCGAAGGGTTGACGCAACCCAATGGCTATACCGAGCCGCTGCTGCACAAGGGGCGGCGCGCCAGGAAGGCCGAACTTGCCCAGGCCTGA
- a CDS encoding NADP-dependent malic enzyme: MATDNQSSLRDAALHFHEHPRPGKLEIVATKPLANTRDLSLAYSPGVAIPCEEIAADPQAAYKYTSKGNLVAVISNGTAVLGLGNIGALASKPVMEGKAVLFKKFAGIDSIDLEVNEEDPKRFIEIVAPLEPSFGGINLEDIKAPECFEIEEALRERMNIPVFHDDQHGTAIIVAAAVINAMKLVGKDIAKVKIVTSGAGAAAIACMNMLVAFGATRENIWIADSKGLVTKARHNNVDRWRGAFAQQTDATGLADVMAGADIYVGLSKAGALKPEMMKDMAPNPLILALSNPIPEIMPELAREARPDAMICTGRSDYPNQVNNVLCFPFLFRGALDCGATVINEEMKAAAAHAIAQLAHEPGLEASAHGVPAIFGPDYLIPNPFDQRLILRIAPAVAKAAMVSGVAKRPIADFGAYRDQLNRFVFRSGLVMKPMIERAQGHTTRIAFADGEDERVLRAAQVLLEDKIAHPILIGRPSVIESRLERFGLTIRPDKDFEVINPEDDPRYRDYVADFHELVGRKGVTPDTARTIVRTNSTVIGALGVRRGEADALICGLQGRFIKHARDIQSVIGLSDTSSQLSALSMLVMTRGVFFLADTYVNIDPSAGEIVEITLQARDHLKRFNIEAKAALLSYSNFGSRDGETSIKMREVYERLKEVAPDLVVDGEMQGDLAVNEGLRDRYVPSSVLRGEANLLIFPNLESANLSMTLLKELNNALPVGPILMGTRQPAHILAPSVTSRGVVNMAAIAASEAAI; encoded by the coding sequence ATGGCTACTGACAATCAATCAAGCCTGCGCGATGCCGCTCTCCATTTCCACGAGCATCCGAGGCCCGGCAAGCTCGAAATCGTCGCCACCAAGCCGCTCGCCAATACTCGCGATCTGTCGCTGGCCTATTCACCCGGCGTCGCCATTCCCTGCGAGGAAATCGCCGCCGATCCACAGGCGGCCTATAAATATACCTCCAAGGGCAATCTGGTCGCCGTCATCTCCAACGGTACCGCCGTTCTGGGTCTTGGCAATATCGGCGCCTTAGCATCCAAGCCGGTAATGGAAGGCAAGGCGGTCCTGTTCAAGAAGTTCGCCGGCATCGATTCCATCGACCTTGAGGTCAATGAGGAAGATCCCAAGCGCTTCATCGAGATCGTGGCGCCGCTCGAGCCCAGTTTTGGCGGCATCAATCTCGAAGACATCAAGGCGCCGGAATGTTTCGAGATCGAGGAAGCGCTGCGCGAGCGGATGAATATCCCGGTCTTCCACGATGACCAGCATGGCACCGCCATCATCGTCGCGGCCGCCGTCATCAATGCGATGAAGCTCGTCGGCAAGGATATCGCCAAGGTAAAGATCGTGACCTCGGGCGCGGGTGCCGCGGCCATTGCCTGCATGAACATGCTGGTCGCCTTCGGCGCAACCAGGGAAAATATCTGGATCGCCGATAGCAAGGGCCTCGTCACCAAGGCGCGGCACAACAATGTCGATCGCTGGCGCGGTGCCTTCGCGCAGCAAACCGATGCCACCGGGCTGGCTGACGTCATGGCGGGCGCCGACATTTATGTCGGCCTCTCCAAGGCCGGGGCGCTCAAGCCCGAGATGATGAAGGACATGGCGCCCAATCCGCTGATTTTGGCGCTCTCCAATCCCATTCCCGAAATCATGCCCGAGCTTGCCCGCGAAGCCCGTCCCGATGCCATGATCTGCACGGGGCGTTCGGACTATCCCAACCAGGTCAACAACGTCCTCTGTTTCCCCTTTCTGTTCCGCGGCGCGCTCGATTGCGGCGCCACAGTCATCAACGAGGAGATGAAGGCCGCCGCCGCCCACGCCATTGCACAGCTGGCCCATGAGCCCGGCCTCGAAGCCTCCGCACATGGCGTGCCCGCCATTTTTGGGCCGGACTATCTCATCCCCAACCCTTTCGACCAGCGCCTCATCCTGCGCATTGCCCCCGCCGTCGCCAAGGCGGCAATGGTCTCTGGCGTTGCTAAGCGCCCGATCGCAGATTTTGGCGCCTATCGCGACCAGCTCAACCGCTTCGTCTTCCGCTCCGGTCTCGTCATGAAGCCGATGATCGAGCGCGCCCAGGGCCATACCACCCGCATCGCCTTTGCCGACGGTGAGGACGAGCGCGTGCTGCGCGCCGCCCAGGTCCTGCTCGAAGATAAGATCGCCCATCCAATCCTTATCGGCCGCCCCTCGGTCATCGAAAGCCGTCTCGAGCGTTTCGGTCTCACCATCCGGCCGGACAAGGACTTCGAGGTCATCAACCCCGAAGACGATCCGCGCTATCGCGACTATGTCGCCGATTTTCATGAGCTGGTCGGCCGCAAGGGGGTAACGCCAGACACCGCGCGCACCATTGTGCGCACCAATTCGACCGTGATCGGCGCGCTGGGCGTAAGAAGGGGCGAGGCCGATGCCCTGATCTGCGGCCTTCAGGGCCGCTTCATCAAGCATGCCCGCGATATCCAGTCGGTCATCGGCCTGTCAGATACCTCATCGCAACTGTCCGCGCTCTCCATGCTCGTCATGACCCGCGGCGTCTTCTTCCTGGCCGACACCTATGTGAACATCGACCCCAGCGCCGGCGAGATCGTCGAGATCACTTTGCAGGCCCGCGACCACCTCAAGCGATTCAATATCGAGGCCAAGGCCGCTTTGCTGAGCTATTCCAATTTCGGCTCGCGCGATGGCGAGACGTCGATCAAGATGCGCGAAGTCTATGAGAGGCTCAAGGAAGTGGCGCCCGACCTCGTGGTCGATGGCGAAATGCAGGGTGACCTGGCGGTCAATGAAGGCCTGCGCGACCGCTATGTACCCAGTTCGGTCCTGCGTGGCGAAGCCAACCTCCTCATCTTCCCAAATCTGGAGTCGGCAAACCTCTCGATGACTCTTCTCAAGGAACTCAATAATGCGCTCCCGGTCGGCCCGATCCTGATGGGAACGCGACAGCCGGCCCATATTCTGGCGCCATCGGTCACCAGCCGTGGCGTGGTCAACATGGCGGCAATCGCCGCCAGCGAAGCGGCCATTTAA
- a CDS encoding heme-binding protein, producing the protein MLTTTRLDIEDARTIIAAARDKANDIGVPMCIAIADDSGNLIAFERMDGGKVTSITIATDKAYTAAAARKATHEYGAASQPGAPAYGINSAIGGRLMVVGGGLPVLSNGTVVGAIGVSSGTPAQDQVVAQAGVDAFGGD; encoded by the coding sequence ATGCTGACCACCACGCGCCTCGATATCGAAGATGCCCGCACGATCATTGCCGCCGCCAGGGATAAGGCCAACGATATCGGCGTTCCGATGTGTATCGCCATCGCAGATGACAGCGGCAACCTAATCGCCTTCGAGCGGATGGATGGTGGCAAAGTGACCAGCATCACCATTGCCACCGACAAGGCCTACACCGCCGCCGCTGCTCGAAAGGCCACTCACGAATATGGCGCAGCCAGCCAGCCCGGCGCGCCCGCTTATGGCATTAATTCTGCCATTGGCGGGCGTCTGATGGTCGTCGGGGGCGGCTTGCCAGTTTTGAGCAATGGCACTGTGGTTGGCGCCATTGGGGTGAGCTCGGGAACGCCTGCGCAGGACCAGGTGGTTGCGCAGGCGGGGGTGGACGCGTTTGGCGGCGATTAA
- a CDS encoding DMT family transporter, protein MALNDASTQGQRNLAAGLFSLATTLIFVLIFTSGRFAPEPVSPLQVMFLRYAGGFLTILVLAAVRKETWGSLQSTHRLKQASRVLAGGLGGAALIFGNMFMPIVDANAIGLLNVVFAVMLGAVTLGDRLGRRQIAAGLVCLAGAGVIMASRGAFASFDPSYLLPALIVVLGAFLMGVESIFIKVLTTADRPMVTLAHANFFGMLLLAIPAFLTWQSPGPANLVLLLLGPFAILGQYLNIRAYSLARVSVLAPLSYSSLLFAAILGWLFFGEIPSAGVILGAALIAVGGAVIVLSKR, encoded by the coding sequence GTGGCCCTCAACGACGCTTCGACCCAGGGCCAGCGCAATCTTGCCGCCGGCCTTTTCTCGCTGGCGACAACACTCATCTTCGTGCTGATCTTTACCTCCGGCCGCTTTGCGCCAGAGCCGGTTTCGCCCCTTCAGGTGATGTTCCTGCGCTATGCGGGCGGTTTTCTGACCATTCTGGTGCTGGCCGCGGTCCGGAAGGAAACATGGGGATCGCTGCAGAGCACCCATCGCCTCAAGCAGGCCTCGCGCGTGCTCGCTGGCGGGTTGGGTGGTGCGGCCCTGATTTTTGGCAACATGTTCATGCCCATTGTGGACGCCAATGCCATCGGCCTGTTGAATGTCGTGTTCGCGGTCATGCTCGGTGCCGTCACGCTTGGGGATCGGCTTGGCCGACGGCAAATCGCTGCCGGCCTGGTTTGTTTGGCCGGGGCAGGGGTCATAATGGCTTCGCGCGGCGCTTTTGCCTCTTTCGATCCCAGCTATCTGCTGCCTGCCCTGATTGTCGTGCTCGGAGCCTTTTTGATGGGTGTTGAGAGCATTTTCATCAAGGTGCTGACCACGGCGGACCGCCCGATGGTGACGCTCGCCCATGCCAATTTTTTCGGCATGTTGCTGCTGGCAATACCGGCTTTTCTGACCTGGCAGTCTCCGGGCCCCGCCAATCTGGTTTTGCTGCTTCTTGGACCATTCGCCATTCTTGGCCAATACCTCAACATCCGGGCCTACTCTTTGGCCAGGGTCAGCGTGTTGGCGCCACTGAGCTATTCCTCCCTGTTGTTTGCAGCGATCCTGGGATGGTTGTTCTTCGGTGAGATTCCGTCGGCCGGCGTCATTTTGGGTGCAGCACTGATCGCGGTCGGTGGCGCTGTGATCGTCCTCTCAAAACGCTAG
- a CDS encoding IclR family transcriptional regulator C-terminal domain-containing protein, which produces MDKQLDGRVQSVDRAMLIMETLSEAEGGLRLTDLARRTKLSLTTVHRLLTTLEQRQFVQFLPSDNLWHIGLHTFSIGNAFVRDRSFVAPAQPFLRRLRDLTRETANLGIVDNGEIVLVDQLKSREITRSISRVGGRTPMTASGMGKSVLATYSGAEVSTFLTRYGMRRVTAKTLTCRDALATQLERIRTSGYAVDDEEYMPGLRCVAAPVYDLHSDVVCALSISGLPSRLVGDRLPALGQLVANAAAEMTRSIGGVAAPAMC; this is translated from the coding sequence ATGGACAAACAACTTGATGGCCGGGTGCAATCGGTCGACCGCGCAATGCTAATCATGGAGACGCTCAGCGAGGCCGAAGGCGGTTTGCGTCTGACCGACTTGGCGCGACGGACCAAACTGTCGCTCACCACCGTTCACCGCCTGCTCACGACGCTCGAGCAGCGCCAGTTCGTGCAATTCCTGCCCAGCGACAATCTCTGGCACATTGGTCTTCATACGTTTTCGATCGGTAACGCCTTCGTCCGCGACCGCAGCTTTGTGGCGCCGGCACAGCCTTTCCTGCGGCGATTGCGCGACCTGACCCGTGAAACGGCCAATCTCGGCATCGTCGACAATGGTGAAATCGTCCTGGTTGACCAGCTCAAGAGCCGGGAGATAACGCGGTCGATATCCCGCGTTGGCGGCCGTACACCAATGACCGCGTCGGGCATGGGCAAATCCGTGTTGGCAACCTATTCGGGCGCAGAAGTCTCAACCTTCTTGACCCGCTATGGCATGCGACGCGTGACCGCCAAGACGCTGACGTGCCGGGATGCACTGGCGACCCAGCTGGAGCGCATCCGCACGAGTGGCTATGCGGTTGATGATGAAGAATATATGCCCGGTCTACGCTGCGTCGCCGCCCCGGTTTACGATCTTCACTCCGATGTCGTCTGCGCGCTTTCAATTTCGGGACTGCCGAGCCGTCTGGTCGGAGACCGTCTGCCCGCACTGGGCCAATTGGTCGCCAATGCCGCGGCAGAAATGACGCGCTCGATCGGCGGGGTCGCGGCGCCTGCCATGTGCTAG
- a CDS encoding LacI family DNA-binding transcriptional regulator has protein sequence MVRTSRGRPTIADVAARAGVGAITVSRYLRQPDKVSESLRTLIAAAVSDLNYVPDLNARALASRRTDVVNVLVPSLTQNIFSDVLRGIYDGVEDSGLRIELSNTRYNSDTEEQQVFAALRHGPAAIIVSGTEQTRATRRMLDTAGCPVIQIMDLTDDPISKIIGFSHYRAGFDMTQHLIESGYRRVAFFAGWMNSRSKQRMQGYRDALEAAGLFDPGLIGEMGNEDPGSSRGSIRDYRQFSTAVMGRELMLDMLDRRPDVDAVFCNNDVLSIGALFALHSRQVRVPDAVGVAGFNDFDYMEAAYPALSSVRIHRWKCGHEAMLAVRHQLEGGDVGERIVDLGFDIMKRASTDRKKLLPPAPAGKIELSLG, from the coding sequence ATGGTACGAACATCAAGGGGCCGCCCCACCATCGCCGATGTCGCGGCAAGGGCTGGCGTCGGAGCCATTACCGTCTCGCGATATCTTCGACAGCCGGACAAGGTGTCGGAAAGCTTGCGGACGTTGATCGCGGCAGCCGTCAGTGATCTCAACTACGTGCCAGATCTCAACGCACGAGCCCTCGCATCGCGGCGGACGGATGTGGTCAATGTTCTGGTTCCGTCTTTGACGCAGAACATTTTTTCCGACGTCCTGCGCGGTATTTATGACGGGGTTGAAGACAGCGGCCTGCGCATAGAGCTTTCCAATACCCGCTACAACAGCGACACCGAGGAACAGCAGGTGTTTGCCGCACTCCGGCATGGCCCAGCGGCCATCATCGTTTCGGGTACTGAGCAAACGCGTGCGACGCGCAGGATGCTCGACACTGCTGGCTGCCCGGTGATCCAGATCATGGACCTGACCGATGATCCGATCAGCAAAATCATCGGCTTTTCGCATTACCGGGCCGGGTTCGACATGACCCAGCATCTGATAGAATCCGGCTATCGTCGAGTGGCGTTCTTTGCTGGCTGGATGAACTCGCGCTCAAAGCAGCGTATGCAGGGTTACCGTGATGCGCTGGAAGCTGCCGGCCTTTTCGATCCCGGCCTGATCGGCGAGATGGGCAATGAAGACCCGGGCTCTAGCCGCGGATCCATCCGGGACTATCGACAGTTCTCGACGGCTGTGATGGGACGCGAGCTGATGCTCGACATGCTGGACCGACGACCAGACGTCGATGCCGTGTTCTGCAATAATGACGTGCTGTCGATCGGCGCACTCTTTGCGCTGCATTCACGGCAGGTGCGCGTTCCAGACGCTGTTGGTGTGGCCGGTTTCAACGATTTCGACTACATGGAAGCCGCCTATCCGGCTCTCAGCAGCGTGCGCATTCATCGCTGGAAATGCGGGCACGAAGCCATGCTGGCCGTACGACATCAGCTGGAAGGCGGTGACGTCGGGGAGCGGATTGTCGATCTTGGCTTCGATATCATGAAACGCGCCAGCACCGACCGCAAAAAGCTGTTGCCGCCGGCACCGGCAGGCAAGATCGAGCTGAGCCTGGGCTAA